One window of the Microvirga mediterraneensis genome contains the following:
- the hslU gene encoding ATP-dependent protease ATPase subunit HslU, producing the protein MTTFSPREIVSELDRYIVGQNDAKRAVAIALRNRWRRQQLEGHLREEVAPKNILMIGPTGCGKTEISRRLAKLANAPFLKVEATKFTEVGYVGRDVEQIVRDLVEIGIGLVKEERRRQVQAKAHVAAEERVLDALVGSTASAATRDAFRRKLRANELDDKEIEIELQSGGGQGMPMFEIPGMPGASVGAINLSDMFGKAFGGQRKTRRTTVREAYEPLVTEEADKMLDQDAIVQEALRQVENNGIVFLDEIDKIAGREGRTGADVSREGVQRDLLPLIEGTTVSTKHGPVKTDHILFIASGAFHVSKPSDLLPELQGRLPIRVELSPLTVEDFKRILTETEASLIKQSVALMQTEGVSLVFTDDAIDALAQVAVDVNNSVENIGARRLQTVLERVLDDVSFTAPDRSGETVTVDAAYVRGEVESLAKNTDLSRFIL; encoded by the coding sequence ATGACCACGTTTTCTCCCCGCGAAATCGTTTCCGAACTCGACCGCTACATCGTCGGCCAGAACGACGCCAAGCGCGCGGTCGCGATTGCCCTGCGCAACCGCTGGCGCCGGCAGCAGTTGGAAGGCCATCTTCGCGAAGAGGTGGCGCCGAAGAACATCCTGATGATCGGGCCGACCGGTTGCGGCAAGACCGAGATCTCCCGCCGCCTCGCCAAGCTTGCGAACGCACCCTTCCTCAAGGTCGAGGCGACCAAGTTCACGGAAGTGGGCTATGTGGGCCGCGATGTGGAGCAGATCGTGCGCGATCTCGTGGAGATCGGCATCGGTCTCGTGAAGGAGGAGCGCCGTCGGCAGGTGCAGGCGAAGGCGCATGTGGCCGCGGAGGAGCGCGTGCTCGACGCGCTCGTCGGCTCGACCGCGAGCGCCGCCACGCGCGATGCGTTCCGGCGCAAGCTGCGCGCCAACGAGCTCGACGACAAGGAGATTGAGATCGAGCTGCAATCGGGCGGCGGTCAGGGGATGCCGATGTTCGAGATTCCCGGCATGCCCGGAGCTTCGGTCGGCGCGATCAACCTCTCCGACATGTTCGGCAAGGCCTTCGGCGGACAACGCAAGACGCGGCGCACCACCGTGCGGGAGGCCTACGAGCCGCTGGTGACGGAAGAGGCCGACAAGATGCTCGACCAGGACGCCATCGTCCAGGAAGCCCTGCGCCAAGTGGAGAACAACGGCATCGTGTTCCTCGACGAGATCGACAAGATCGCCGGCCGCGAGGGCCGCACGGGCGCCGACGTTTCCCGCGAAGGCGTGCAGCGCGATCTGCTGCCGCTGATCGAAGGCACCACCGTGTCGACCAAGCATGGGCCTGTGAAGACCGACCATATCCTCTTCATCGCGTCCGGCGCGTTCCACGTGTCGAAGCCGTCCGACCTGCTGCCCGAACTTCAGGGCCGCCTGCCGATCCGCGTCGAGCTTTCGCCGCTGACCGTGGAGGATTTCAAGCGCATCCTCACGGAAACGGAGGCGAGCCTCATCAAGCAATCGGTTGCGCTGATGCAGACGGAAGGCGTGAGCCTCGTCTTCACGGACGACGCCATCGATGCCTTGGCGCAGGTGGCCGTCGACGTGAACAACTCGGTCGAGAACATCGGCGCGCGCCGCCTGCAGACGGTGCTGGAGCGCGTGCTCGACGACGTCTCGTTCACCGCGCCCGATCGCTCGGGCGAAACGGTGACCGTCGATGCCGCC